A part of Setaria viridis chromosome 8, Setaria_viridis_v4.0, whole genome shotgun sequence genomic DNA contains:
- the LOC117866919 gene encoding wall-associated receptor kinase 2: MAAPSQYSQLLPTLLILAAAIHLILAANPDEQKKPITLPGCPDKCGDISIPYPFGTKPGCFLPGFDVTCNRSFNPPRAFLNATANQHYVGERYYSEASPNPTGALTGDSRSVWPFELVDVSPAKSELRVYGAIRSDCSDASSRNHTVRLQGTTMNINSDGPFFLSPLRNALVGVGLNVQPKMVRSPSIDTTTGYMLACLSYIADDRLAQSGSCTGQGCCQATFRARPEASIFSYNYFSVAFQKQDNTYGTGPKPPCTYGMVVDSSWYDFSTEDMYNYEALPKKYPRGVPFVLDFAVGGGSCAAPQGTGCSGNSSCADAPSGAKGYVCSCLTFYEGNPYIPNGCQDINECSDHSLNGCHHTTTCVNRQGGYDCKCKPGMTRRGTEGPCTEKFPLPAKIIVGLSALVVVSVLVFMVNQILKLKRFYEQNGGPLLEGVKNIRIYTRKHLKQITNNYKNSIGEGAFGKVYMGTLKNKQPVAIKKSIKVDEERKKEFTDEVIIQSEMRHKNIVRLLGCCLELDVPMLVYEFVARGSLYDFLFKRRESIPVDTRLKIAIGSAEGLTYMHSAGESTIRHGDVKSANILLDEEFNPKVSDFGTSSLLARGKAEMTERVIGDMSYIDPIYMEQGIVTQKSDVYSFGIVLIELVTRRAATYDEKRSYIENFVGACQDNRARFFFDNDVTCEDDIIILEMVSGVAVECLRPNPEERLDMKQVEHHLRGIVGLSAQNGQERGNFRGGLSPAPDDVALLN; this comes from the exons atggccgcgccctCGCAGTACTCCCAGCTGCTGCCCACTCTACTGATCCTCGCGGCGGCGATTCACCTGATCCTGGCTGCCAATCCTGATGAGCAGAAGAAGCCGATCACACTTCCCGGTTGCCCCGACAAGTGCGGCGACATCAGCATCCCCTACCCGTTCGGCACCAAACCCGGCTGCTTCCTCCCGGGTTTCGACGTCACCTGCAACCGCTCCTTCAACCCGCCTCGCGCTTTCCTCAACGCAACTGCAAACCAACATTACGTCGGTGAGCGATACTACTCGGAGGCGTCGCCGAATCCGACCGGTGCCCTTACCGGAGACAGCCGGTCGGTCTGGCCGTTCGAGCTCGTCGACGTATCGCCGGCGAAGAGCGAGCTGCGTGTGTACGGAGCGATCAGGTCCGACTGCAGCGACGCCAGCAGCAGGAACCACACCGTCAGGCTGCAAGGCACGACGATGAACATCAACTCGGATGGCCCCTTCTTCCTCTCGCCGCTGCGCAacgccctcgtcggcgtcggcctcaACGTCCAGCCCAAGATGGTGCGGTCACCGTCGATCGACACCACCACGGGCTACATGCTCGCCTGCCTCTCGTACATCGCCGACGACAGGCTTGCGCAGAGCGGGTCGTGCACGGGGCAGGGTTGCTGCCAGGCGACCTTCAGGGCCAGGCCTGAAGCTTCCATCTTCAGCTACAACTACTTCTCAGTGGCGTTCCAGAAACAGGACAACACGTACGGGACTGGCCCCAAGCCCCCGTGCACCTACGGCATGGTGGTGGATAGCTCATGGTACGACTTCTCGACGGAGGACATGTACAACTACGAGGCGCTGCCCAAGAAGTACCCAAGAGGTGTCCCCTTCGTGCTCGAtttcgccgtcggcggcggctcgtgcGCGGCGCCTCAAGGCACCGGATGCAGCGGCAACAGCTCTTGTGCCGACGCGCCCAGCGGCGCCAAAGGCTATGTCTGCAGTTGCTTGACATTTTACGAAGGCAACCCATACATCCCTAATGGATGCCAAG ACATCAATGAGTGCTCCGATCATAGTTTGAATGGTTGCCACCACACTACGACCTGCGTGAACAGACAGGGTGGCTATGACTGTAAATGCAAACCCGGAATGACACGCCGTGGGACTGAAGGACCCTGCACCGAGAAATTCCCCCTACCAGCGAAGATCATCGTCG GTCTCTCTGCCTTGGTTGTTGTCTCTGTACTCGTGTTTATGGTAAATCAGATCCTAAAGCTCAAAAGGTTCTATGAACAAAATGGTGGTCCATTACTAGAAGGTGTAAAGAATATAAGGATTTACACCAGGAAACACCTTAAACAAATAACAAATAACTACAAAAATTCCATTGGAGAGGGTGCCTTTGGTAAGGTTTACATGGGAACTCTCAAGAACAAACAGCCAGTAGCTATAAAGAAGTCAATCAAAGTTGATgaggagaggaaaaaggagTTCACTGATGAGGTTATAATCCAATCTGAAATGAGACACAAGAACATTGTCAGGCTCTTAGGTTGTTGTTTAGAGCTAGATGTCCCCATGCTGGTTTACGAGTTTGTAGCAAGGGGAAGTCTGTATGATTTTCTCTTTAAAAGAAGAGAGAGCATTCCAGTTGATACACGTCTGAAGATTGCTATTGGGTCAGCTGAAGGTCTAACATACATGCATTCTGCTGGGGAGAGTACCATCCGTCATGGTGATGTTAAGTCTGCTAATATTCTTCTTGACGAAGAATTCAACCCAAAAGTTTCAGACTTTGGGACCTCAAGTCTGCTGGCACGAGGGAAGGCGGAGATGACAGAGCGTGTCATTGGGGACATGAGTTACATAGATCCGATATACATGGAACAAGGGATCGTCACACAGAAGAGTGATGTGTATAGCTTCGGAATTGTTCTTATAGAGCTTGTTACAAGGCGGGCTGCAACGTATGATGAGAAGAGGAGCTACATTGAAAACTTTGTTGGTGCTTGTCAAGACAATAGAGCAAGGTTCTTCTTTGATAATGATGTCACATGTGAGGACGACATTATCATCTTGGAGATGGTAAGTGGAGTCGCTGTGGAGTGCCTGAGGCCTAATCCAGAAGAACGCCTAGATATGAAACAAGTGGAACACCACCTTAGGGGTATAGTTGGACTATCTGCACAGAATGGGCAGGAGAGAGGAAACTTTAGGGGAGGACTTAGTCCTGCACCAGATGATGTTGCTTTGCTTAATTAA
- the LOC117866633 gene encoding disease resistance protein Pikm1-TS translates to MAPAASKEEAREASWAWRIEVALGMLEPLHARVLALLETGGCRSVPGYLQRRSFAFIEKEVRAIISSLSRSPWRDNDMDYNVYTWLVDVVAWARATSIIIEEAESRRHMLLPRISPCLHPSNLSRFFRSPTCHNIAQDHRLLLATPPDIVVPPAGATVRLVGFDGRINKLLRWLTPTNDGEEAGNNGLRALSIVGPAGVGKTTLAMELHRQLQYNSGGGGRCCFELHAKAHISRGPDRNKLLLRDILSQISDPPQTSSLLSVTSKLEELVRCVSICLQNKRYFILIDGVDDVWGESDLTMIKDAFPDNNCGSRILITTRMGSIGWLCYSYFDGLVHDMKPLNQKYSEKLLLAKTFDSMDGCQLHNVVLACDKIFTACEGVPLLITGMVDWLKQQLLQELKLQHKYNMQRHQIFVSCRKEQVPQLPKRFEQALAHAYYDLPRELRHLSLYMSLFPQGYLFKMDCLITKWLQEGFILGSMEHAEICFFQLVDRNVINPVLANYECDPDKVDACYWQVNHYMLQFLASKSAEVGFAFTSGTLNSVAPTTASGNPTPRRLALHHPDPNLPYLLEKMDFSQTRSLAVSGAVNAIQFDKFINLMVLDLEGWENLKENDLLQICRSKMLFLRYLSVRNTQIRKLPSEVKQLFSLEILDVSHTKISELPLEVFKLRFLSKLDLRSTRIRQLPKQIVKLKDSLNALLVGGEEPTDSVETTRMPQDIWHLDNLETLATVDLSQHPASFLDALDGLQSLRVIAILWSFQLCTDRAYTKALLSSIRKWKELRSLTIRCGFACSMEFLGSLSDPPQKLEKLKVTVGRFISVPKWISGLNCLFFVQITICRLEVDDLKILGDLSSLQCLILGLDFIPRKVIVIQNGSFSKLLRLSIDCPVPWLTFSTEAMPNLTYLQLKFCSGPGSQGSRPCGISNLHRLTEVVLSYSKWCADSTSIKRTIEAVKEEVAKHRNPIDLIIDGTIVDVQEVDQETERATEIS, encoded by the exons ATGGCGCCTGCAGCTTCCAAGGAGGAGGCGAGAGAAGCAAGCTGGGCATGGCGGATCGAGGTTGCATTGGGGATGCTGGAGCCCCTCCATGCGAGGGTTTTGGCGCTGCTGGAGACTGGTGGCTGCCGCTCCGTCCCTGGCTATCTTCAACGGCGCAGCTTCGCCTTCATTGAGAAGGAGGTGCGCGCCATTATCTCGTCCTTGTCGCGGAGCCCATGGCGGGATAATGACATGGACTACAACGTGTATACCTGGCTGGTCGACGTTGTTGCGTGGGCCCGAGCTACCAGCATCATCATCGAAGAAGCTGAGTCCCGGCGTCACATGCTGCTGCCAAGGATCTCTCCGTGCTTGCATCCCAGTAACCTAAGTCGGTTTTTCCGGAGTCCGACATGTCACAATATTGCCCAAGATCACAGGCTGCTTCTTGCTACTCCGCCCGACATTGTGGTGCCACCCGCTGGGGCGACGGTCCGGCTTGTTGGGTTCGACGGCCGCATCAACAAGTTACTCAGGTGGCTCACGCCAACCAACGACGGCGAAGAGGCCGGTAATAATGGCCTAAGAGCACTGTCCATTGTCGGACCTGCCGGGGTGGGTAAGACGACTCTTGCCATGGAGCTCCACCGCCAACTCCAGTATAATAgtggcggcggggggcgctGCTGTTTCGAGCTCCATGCCAAGGCCCACATTTCCCGAGGGCCTGATAGAAACAAGCTTCTCCTCCGAGACATCCTTTCGCAGATTTCAGATCCGCCACAAACATCATCTCTTCTCTCCGTGACATCGAAATTGGAGGAACTAGTTCGCTGCGTCTCAATATGTCTACAAAATAAGAG GTACTTCATATTAATCGATGGAGTTGATGATGTATGGGGAGAGTCGGATTTAACAATGATCAAGGATGCTTTTCCTGATAACAATTGTGGTAGCCGAATATTGATCACAACGCGCATGGGAAGCATAGGATGGTTGTGTTACTCTTATTTCGATGGCCTTGTGCATGACATGAAGCCTCTGAATCAGAAATATTCTGAAAAGTTGCTCCTAGCAAAAACTTTTGATTCAATGGATGGTTGTCAGCTACACAATGTGGTGCTGGCTTGTGATAAAATCTTCACGGCGTGCGAAGGTGTACCATTGTTGATAACTGGCATGGTAGACTGGTTGAAACAACAACTACTGCAAGAGCTGAAACTACAGCATAAATACAACATGCAACGGCATCAGATATTTGTGTCTTGTAGGAAGGAACAAGTCCCCCAGTTACCAAAGCGGTTCGAACAGGCACTTGCACATGCTTACTATGACCTTCCTCGCGAGTTGAGGCATTTGTCCTTGTACATGAGCCTATTTCCGCAGGGGTATTTGTTCAAGATGGACTGTCTCATCACGAAATGGTTACAGGAAGGGTTTATCCTTGGATCTATGGAGCATGCAGAGATATGTTTCTTCCAGCTAGTCGACAGGAATGTCATCAACCCTGTACTAGCAAACTATGAATGCGACCCGGATAAAGTTGATGCTTGCTATTGGCAAGTCAACCATTATATGTTGCAGTTCCTTGCCTCCAAATCAGCAGAGGTGGGTTTTGCTTTTACCAGTGGCACGCTCAACTCGGTGGCACCAACAACAGCCAGCGGCAATCCAACACCACGGAGGCTAGCACTCCATCATCCAGATCCAAACCTCCCATATCTGCTTGAAAAGATGGATTTCTCTCAAACTCGTTCATTAGCTGTGTCTGGTGCAGTCAATGCAATTCAATTTGACAAATTTATCAATTTGATGGTGTTAGATCTTGAAGGCTGGGAGAATTTGAAAGAGAATGACCTTTTGCAGATATGCAGAAGCAAAATGTTGTTTCTGAGGTATCTGAGTGTTAGAAACACTCAGATCAGAAAGCTCCCATCAGAGGTCAAGCAGCTATTTTCTCTGGAAATATTGGATGTAAGTCACACTAAAATATCCGAGCTCCCCTTAGAAGTGTTCAAGTTACGATTTTTGAGTAAGCTGGATCTAAGAAGCACGCGGATAAGGCAGCTGCCAAAGCAAATTGTGAAGCTAAAGGATAGTTTGAATGCTCTTCTCGTTGGTGGTGAAGAACCGACTGATTCTGTTGAAACAACAAGGATGCCACAGGATATCTGGCACTTGGACAATCTGGAGACACTGGCCACTGTTGATTTAAGCCAACACCCTGCAAGCTTTCTAGATGCACTTGATGGTCTGCAAAGCCTGAGAGTGATTGCAATCTTATGGTCCTTCCAGTTGTGCACTGACAGAGCCTACACTAAAGCATTGCTATCATCCATTAGAAAGTGGAAGGAGCTCAGGTCCCTGACCATTCGCTGTGGATTCGCTTGCTCCATGGAGTTCTTGGGTTCCCTATCTGATCCGCCTCAGAAGCTTGAGAAGTTGAAGGTCACAGTAGGAAGATTTATAAGTGTTCCCAAATGGATCAGTGGGCTCAACTGTCTATTTTTTGTGCAGATCACCATTTGCAGACTAGAGGTAGATGATCTGAAAATACTCGGCGACTTGTCCAGCTTGCAGTGCCTAATACTAGGTTTGGACTTCATTCCCAGAAAAGTGATAGTGATTCAAAATGGGTCGTTCAGTAAGCTTCTGAGATTATCCATCGATTGCCCAGTGCCATGGCTTACCTTTAGTACAGAAGCTATGCCAAACCTTACATATCTTCAATTGAAGTTCTGCTCAGGCCCAGGAAGTCAAGGGAGTCGTCCGTGCGGTATCAGCAATCTCCATAGGCTCACGGAGGTAGTCCTCAGTTACAGCAAATGGTGCGCTGATAGCACCAGCATCAAGAGGACCATCGAGGCGGTGAAGGAAGAGGTTGCCAAGCATCGTAACCCAATCGACCTCATCATCGATGGCACCATAGTTGATGTCCAAGAAGTTGATCAGGAGACTGAGAGGGCAACCGAAATTTCTTAG